One stretch of Oxobacter pfennigii DNA includes these proteins:
- a CDS encoding YerC/YecD family TrpR-related protein — translation MSEYHSKIESKEMTELFEAILLLENIEECYRFFEDIGTINELQSLAQRLEVAKMLNEKKTYIEIAEKTGASTATISRVNRCLQYGADGYNLILKRIKEK, via the coding sequence ATGTCTGAATATCATTCCAAGATTGAATCTAAGGAAATGACGGAGCTTTTTGAGGCAATACTTTTGCTTGAAAATATTGAAGAGTGCTATAGATTTTTTGAAGATATAGGTACAATAAACGAGCTGCAATCCCTTGCACAAAGGCTGGAAGTCGCAAAGATGCTCAATGAAAAAAAGACCTACATAGAAATTGCAGAAAAAACCGGGGCAAGCACAGCCACCATAAGCAGGGTAAACAGGTGCCTTCAGTACGGTGCCGACGGATATAATCTTATACTAAAGCGCATTAAAGAGAAGTAA
- the purH gene encoding bifunctional phosphoribosylaminoimidazolecarboxamide formyltransferase/IMP cyclohydrolase — translation MIKTALISVFDKSGIVEMAEQLSDLGVKIISTGGTEKTLKQSGLDVINISDVTGFPECLDGRVKTLHPKIHAGILAMRDNKEHMEQLEKLNVDTIDMIIVNLYPFKQTISKEHVELEDAIENIDIGGPTMLRAAAKNYKDVVVIVDPQDYRKVLDEIKENGDVSEKTKFYLAFKVFNHTAAYDALISSYLKEQAGIEGYTDSVTITFEKVQDLRYGENPHQSAAFYKEPIAVKGSLPSAIQLHGKELSFNNINDANAAVECLKEFEDIACVAVKHANPCGVGVGDTAYSAYIKAYECDPVSIFGGIIAINDIVDKAAADEINKIFVEIVIAPDYTGEALEILKSKKNIRVMKLEDIKKKNTKSLDYKKVNGGLLIQNSDNGKINELKVVTNRKPTNEELKDLNFAWKVVKHLRSNAIALAKSGMTIGLGPGQTNRIWAAENAIRQAGEKTFGCVLASDAFFPFPDVVEAAAAAGITAIIQPGGSLKDDESIELCNKHNIAMVFTGMRHFKH, via the coding sequence ATGATTAAAACTGCCTTAATAAGCGTCTTCGATAAAAGCGGAATCGTCGAGATGGCTGAGCAGCTTAGTGATTTAGGAGTGAAGATAATTTCAACGGGGGGAACGGAAAAAACCCTTAAGCAGTCGGGACTGGACGTTATAAACATTTCAGATGTTACCGGATTCCCGGAATGCTTGGATGGCAGGGTAAAAACCCTTCACCCTAAAATACATGCGGGCATACTGGCCATGAGAGACAACAAAGAGCACATGGAACAGCTTGAGAAATTAAATGTTGATACAATAGATATGATAATCGTGAATTTATATCCCTTCAAACAGACCATATCAAAGGAGCATGTGGAGCTCGAAGATGCCATTGAAAACATAGATATCGGCGGCCCTACAATGTTAAGGGCAGCAGCTAAAAACTACAAAGATGTGGTTGTAATTGTGGACCCTCAAGATTACCGGAAGGTATTGGATGAAATTAAGGAAAATGGGGATGTTTCAGAAAAGACAAAGTTTTATCTTGCTTTCAAGGTCTTTAACCACACTGCGGCCTACGATGCGCTGATTTCCTCCTACCTTAAAGAACAGGCAGGAATCGAAGGATATACCGATTCAGTTACAATAACCTTCGAAAAGGTTCAGGATTTAAGATACGGTGAAAACCCTCACCAGAGCGCCGCTTTTTATAAAGAGCCCATAGCCGTCAAAGGAAGCCTGCCTTCAGCTATACAGCTTCACGGTAAAGAGCTTTCCTTTAACAACATAAATGATGCAAATGCGGCAGTAGAATGCCTCAAGGAATTTGAAGACATAGCCTGCGTTGCAGTAAAGCATGCCAACCCCTGCGGAGTGGGAGTGGGAGATACAGCATACAGTGCATACATAAAAGCCTATGAATGTGACCCCGTTTCAATTTTCGGGGGAATAATCGCTATAAACGATATTGTAGATAAAGCTGCAGCCGATGAAATAAACAAGATTTTTGTGGAGATAGTTATTGCTCCCGATTATACCGGGGAAGCCCTTGAAATTTTGAAGTCCAAAAAGAACATAAGGGTAATGAAGCTTGAGGATATTAAGAAAAAAAATACCAAATCATTGGATTATAAAAAGGTTAACGGAGGCCTCCTTATACAAAACAGCGATAACGGAAAAATTAATGAATTGAAAGTTGTAACAAACCGCAAGCCTACAAATGAAGAATTAAAGGATTTAAATTTTGCCTGGAAGGTTGTCAAGCATTTAAGGTCAAATGCAATTGCACTTGCTAAGAGTGGCATGACAATAGGACTAGGGCCGGGACAGACCAACAGGATATGGGCGGCTGAAAATGCCATACGCCAGGCAGGAGAAAAAACTTTTGGTTGTGTATTGGCTTCAGATGCGTTTTTCCCTTTTCCCGATGTGGTTGAGGCTGCTGCTGCAGCCGGTATAACAGCAATCATACAGCCGGGGGGATCTCTAAAGGATGATGAATCCATAGAGCTTTGCAATAAGCATAATATTGCCATGGTATTTACCGGTATGAGGCATTTCAAGCACTAG
- the purM gene encoding phosphoribosylformylglycinamidine cyclo-ligase, with protein sequence MITYKDSGVDIEAGYKAVKMMKEHVRSTYTKGVIGDIGSFGGLFELLDIKKYENPVLVSGTDGVGTKLQLAFMLDKHDTIGIDAVAMCVNDIVCQGAKPLFFLDYIACGKLKPERIADIVKGISEGCKMSKAALIGGETAEMPGFYKENEYDIAGFAVGIVDKNKIIDGSKIEKGDVLIGLASSGIHSNGYSLVRKLYGNVDASELNKFDERFNCTLGGMLLMPTRIYVDLILSLLENYEVKGLSHITGGGFIENIPRMLPNGLMARIFKGSWDMKPIFNDLKNLSGLGDNELYNTFNMGIGMVMAVSKEKANEILSYLKISGEEAFVIGEVAEGKAGVELC encoded by the coding sequence ATGATAACTTATAAGGATTCCGGAGTAGATATTGAGGCAGGATACAAAGCTGTAAAGATGATGAAAGAACACGTGCGGTCAACTTATACAAAGGGCGTTATAGGAGATATAGGAAGCTTCGGAGGGCTTTTCGAGCTTCTTGATATTAAAAAATATGAAAACCCGGTGCTGGTATCCGGAACCGACGGAGTAGGAACCAAGCTTCAGCTGGCATTCATGCTGGATAAACATGATACCATAGGAATAGATGCCGTTGCCATGTGCGTCAACGACATAGTGTGCCAGGGTGCAAAGCCCTTGTTTTTTCTTGACTATATAGCCTGCGGCAAGCTTAAACCTGAAAGAATAGCGGATATTGTAAAAGGTATAAGCGAAGGCTGTAAAATGTCAAAGGCAGCGCTGATTGGCGGTGAAACTGCTGAAATGCCCGGATTTTATAAAGAAAATGAATACGATATTGCAGGCTTTGCTGTGGGTATTGTTGATAAAAACAAAATAATTGACGGCAGCAAAATAGAAAAGGGCGATGTTTTAATTGGCTTGGCTTCCTCGGGGATACACAGCAACGGGTATTCCCTGGTCAGGAAATTATACGGCAATGTTGATGCATCGGAGCTTAATAAATTTGACGAAAGGTTTAACTGCACATTAGGCGGAATGCTTTTAATGCCTACCAGGATATATGTAGACCTAATTTTAAGCCTTCTTGAAAATTATGAAGTAAAAGGCTTATCCCATATTACAGGCGGAGGCTTTATTGAAAATATACCGAGGATGCTTCCAAATGGCCTTATGGCCAGGATATTCAAAGGCTCCTGGGATATGAAGCCCATATTCAATGATTTGAAAAACCTTTCGGGATTAGGTGATAATGAGCTTTATAATACCTTCAATATGGGTATCGGAATGGTTATGGCTGTTTCTAAGGAAAAAGCAAATGAAATATTATCATATTTGAAGATTTCAGGTGAAGAAGCCTTCGTCATAGGAGAGGTGGCAGAAGGAAAGGCCGGGGTGGAGCTTTGCTAA
- the purN gene encoding phosphoribosylglycinamide formyltransferase: MLKIGVLVSGGGTNLQAIIDDIKSGNIKGEIAVVITDRPEVYSLKRAENEGIPAAVFDRKIMTSKELNANILKELTEHNVDLVVLAGYLSILSKEIIERYQNAVINIHPSLIPSFCGDGYHGINVHKKALEYGVKVSGCTVHFVDEGTDTGPIILQKAVEVSDDDTPETLQKKILAYEHQLLPLAVKLICDGKVSISGRKVIIR; the protein is encoded by the coding sequence TTGCTAAAGATAGGTGTTCTGGTCTCGGGGGGAGGCACCAACCTTCAAGCCATAATTGATGATATAAAGAGCGGAAATATAAAGGGTGAAATTGCTGTTGTCATAACCGACAGGCCGGAGGTTTATTCATTGAAGCGGGCGGAGAATGAAGGAATACCTGCGGCAGTCTTTGACAGAAAGATTATGACTTCAAAGGAACTTAATGCTAATATATTAAAAGAGCTTACTGAACATAATGTGGACCTGGTGGTTCTTGCAGGATATCTCTCAATATTGTCAAAGGAAATTATAGAGAGGTATCAAAATGCAGTAATCAATATCCATCCCTCTTTAATACCCTCTTTTTGCGGAGACGGATACCATGGAATAAATGTTCATAAAAAGGCCCTGGAATACGGCGTAAAAGTGTCGGGCTGCACCGTTCACTTTGTGGATGAAGGTACGGATACCGGCCCCATAATTCTTCAGAAAGCTGTGGAAGTTTCAGATGATGATACTCCCGAAACCCTTCAGAAGAAAATTCTCGCATATGAGCACCAGCTTCTGCCATTGGCAGTAAAGCTTATATGCGACGGAAAGGTAAGCATATCCGGCCGGAAAGTTATAATAAGGTGA
- the purD gene encoding phosphoribosylamine--glycine ligase, protein MKVLIVGGGGREHAIIWKLKQSKRIDKIYCAPGNGGIASLAECVDIKAEDIEKLVDFAINEKIDLTVVGPEVPLSMGLADAFEEKGLRCFGPKKAAAEIESSKVFSKYLMKKYGIPTASYMEFSDPQKARDYIETLSFPTVIKADGLAAGKGVIIAQSLTEAIEAVHSIMEEKTFSDAGDRIIIEEFMEGPEVSVLAFVDGKTVKPMVSARDHKRIFDDDMGLNTGGMGTISPAPYYTAEMEKICMEEIFVPTIDAMNKEGRTFKGVVFFGLMLTKDGPKVVEYNCRFGDPETQVVLQRLKTDLVDIMDAVIDGTLSNINIEWDESAASCIVIASGGYPGSYEKGKVITGLDNMPSDVVVFHSGTKLQDGQIKTDGGRVLGVTAKGADYSVSSKKVYEVIDNISFEGMHYRKDIGVKKY, encoded by the coding sequence ATGAAAGTACTTATTGTAGGCGGAGGCGGAAGGGAACACGCAATAATCTGGAAGCTTAAGCAAAGCAAAAGGATAGATAAAATATACTGCGCCCCAGGAAACGGCGGAATAGCAAGCCTGGCAGAGTGTGTTGATATAAAGGCAGAGGATATAGAAAAGCTCGTTGATTTTGCAATAAATGAAAAAATAGACTTAACGGTTGTAGGGCCTGAGGTTCCTCTGTCAATGGGTCTCGCAGATGCTTTTGAAGAAAAAGGCTTAAGATGCTTCGGCCCTAAAAAGGCAGCAGCAGAGATTGAAAGCAGTAAGGTTTTTTCAAAATACCTTATGAAAAAATACGGAATTCCCACAGCTTCTTATATGGAATTTTCAGATCCCCAAAAAGCAAGGGATTATATAGAAACTTTATCCTTCCCCACAGTAATTAAAGCTGACGGCCTGGCAGCTGGGAAAGGCGTTATAATAGCACAAAGCTTGACCGAGGCAATTGAAGCAGTCCATAGCATCATGGAAGAAAAAACATTTTCCGATGCCGGAGACAGAATAATAATCGAAGAATTCATGGAAGGCCCCGAAGTGTCGGTACTGGCTTTTGTGGACGGTAAAACCGTAAAGCCCATGGTCAGCGCAAGGGACCATAAGAGGATATTCGATGACGATATGGGCTTGAATACCGGTGGTATGGGAACAATTTCCCCCGCACCATATTACACAGCTGAAATGGAAAAAATCTGCATGGAGGAAATATTTGTTCCCACAATTGATGCCATGAACAAAGAAGGCAGAACCTTCAAAGGGGTGGTATTTTTCGGACTTATGCTGACCAAGGATGGTCCCAAGGTTGTGGAATACAACTGCAGGTTCGGAGACCCGGAAACCCAGGTAGTGCTGCAAAGGTTAAAGACCGACCTGGTGGATATAATGGATGCGGTAATTGACGGTACTCTAAGCAATATAAATATTGAATGGGATGAAAGTGCAGCAAGCTGCATAGTTATAGCCTCCGGTGGATATCCGGGAAGCTATGAAAAAGGCAAAGTCATTACCGGCCTTGACAATATGCCTTCAGATGTGGTCGTCTTCCACTCGGGCACGAAACTGCAGGATGGGCAAATAAAAACCGACGGCGGCAGAGTTCTCGGAGTTACGGCTAAAGGTGCCGATTATTCAGTTTCATCTAAAAAGGTATACGAAGTAATTGACAATATAAGCTTCGAAGGAATGCATTACAGAAAAGACATCGGCGTGAAAAAATACTAG